A genomic window from Silene latifolia isolate original U9 population chromosome 11, ASM4854445v1, whole genome shotgun sequence includes:
- the LOC141610567 gene encoding putative disease resistance protein RGA1 gives MAEIGISLAGKLIEVVGSEAIREICSIWGYESELDDLKDTITTIRKVLLDAESKDQLSHKAQDYIQKLNDAVYDADDLFDEFQTLVELKQHNNDNKLSEKVRDFFSKKNTLSVAYSMSRGVKKIRKQLGAIASNHNTFGFSVDSQPIRERREETCSYVYLDEVVGRECDLNRVVHMLLDSDSQDSVSFLSIVGVGGLGKTTLAQLVFNDERVRTEFPLRLWTCVSDENADDFDVKTILARILESASSDKHDGLTMDLVQRKLLGFLGGKKYLIVLDDVWNENREKWLGLRKFLMGGGAGSRVLVTTRSKSTAMVVDEIYNYELGGLSPENSWRLFQMTAFGEKDRQDVISSELIKLGKEIVEQCCNVPLAIKVVGTLLYGQNESKWRLFRERGLAKLNGGDNKIMSILKFSYDNLESPLKTCFTYCALFPKDFKINKEKLIRLWMAQGYIVPFNVGQSLEDAGEEYISVLLRRCFFQDVERNNLGGVKSFKIHDLIHDVAQKVAGKGVVGVRSIEADLGDEAHHLFHIGSKCKGSIFSKCKIRSYVRDGFEINFQVAQLVENWKFLRTLDLHDLDIQTLPNSIGKLLHLRFLDLSQNERLTALPDSVTKLYNLQTLNLKRCQGLKELPKRLARLANLRHLDISWCSKLSHMPSGLDKLRFLCVLTNFVVGEASSIGELENLLALKNLRGSLTILFNHTITGTVECRGGYLRSMNHLEALEIWMEGDGNHEALLENLEPPPSLKQLDLSVYNGAKLPSRWWGAGKVNNWATFLPNLVHIVLFSFPNVLHLPSLSKLLHLKSLSLDLLFKLEYIEDSSHYGSNTEVFFPSLEELKITFASELRGWWRGEDIDCNNHVRPCFSRLSKLEIVACEKLTSFPACISLETLKLNVVNKELWITSFGQEKDSIKLREVQVDNLDYLIMLTTEGLTSILITGNDDIESLSQLAETFKGCRSLRSLAIRNCSNLRSLNGVGWEHLTALDSLLLMFLPKLTFSISTKEEEDEDDDDDDDDDDDDADADDDDANDDDNGDNDDDDDDDDDNDGMPWRSIGRSLRSLELSCFYMKTIPKGIRHLTSLENLTIDRLWHLRSLPEWISCLSSLRSLRITSCLKLQLNVGILRDLTSLQLLEVRECPLVTERFRNPDEEDWAKLRHIPSVDIRPGDFNL, from the coding sequence ATGGCTGAAATCGGGATCAGTCTTGCAGGAAAGCTGATTGAAGTGGTGGGGTCTGAGGCCATCAGAGAGATTTGCTCAATATGGGGTTATGAATCTGAGCTTGACGACCTCAAAGACACCATCACCACCATCAGGAAAGTCCTCCTTGATGCCGAGTCTAAGGATCAACTTTCCCACAAAGCACAAGACTATATTCAAAAGCTCAATGATGCTGTTTATGATGCTGATGATTTGTTTGACGAGTTTCAAACTCTAGTTGAGCTTAAGCAGCACAACAATGACAATAAACTATCTGAAAAGGTACGCGACTTCTTTTCTAAGAAAAATACCCTTAGTGTCGCATACTCTATGTCTCGAGGAGTAAAAAAAATTAGGAAGCAATTGGGTGCGATTGCTAGTAATCATAACACATTTGGATTTAGCGTTGACTCCCAACCTATTAGGGAGAGAAGGGAGGAGACTTGTTCTTATGTGTATTTGGATGAGGTTGTCGGGAGAGAATGTGATCTCAATAGGGTTGTCCATATGCTTTTAGACTCTGATTCACAAGATAGTGTTTCTTTCCTCTCTATAGTGGGAGTTGGAGGGTTGGGGAAAACTACACTTGCCCAACTTGTGTTTAATGATGAGAGAGTTAGGACCGAGTTTCCCTTGAGGTTATGGACATGCGTGTCTGATGAAAACGCGGACGATTTTGACGTGAAAACCATTCTAGCTAGGATTCTAGAATCCGCGTCTAGTGACAAGCATGATGGTCTTACAATGGATTTGGTACAGAGGAAACTTCTAGGTTTTCTTGGAGGAAAGAAGTATTTAATAGTTCTAGATGATGTATGGAATGAAAATCGTGAGAAATGGCTTGGTTTAAGAAAATTTTTAATGGGTGGTGGAGCAGGAAGTAGGGTTTTGGTAACCACCCGTTCTAAAAGCACGGCAATGGTTGTTGATGAGATTTATAATTATGAGCTCGGAGGACTATCTCCTGAAAATTCATGGCGTTTATTCCAGATGACAGCATTCGGAGAAAAAGACAGACAAGATGTCATTTCTTCTGAATTGATTAAGCTTGGCAAGGAGATTGTTGAACAATGCTGTAATGTTCCTCTTGCTATTAAAGTTGTCGGAACTCTTTTATATGGTCAAAATGAAAGTAAGTGGAGATTGTTTCGAGAACGCGGATTAGCCAAGCTTAATGGTGGAGATAATAAGATCATGTCCATACTGAAATTTAGTTATGATAATCTTGAATCACCATTAAAGACTTGCTTTACCTATTGTGCATTGTTCCCCAAGGATTTTAAAATAAACAAGGAGAAGTTGATTAGGCTTTGGATGGCACAAGGATACATAGTTCCATTTAATGTGGGTCAGAGCCTGGAAGATGCTGGGGAGGAGTACATTTCAGTCTTGCTACGAAGATGTTTTTTTCAAGATGTAGAAAGGAATAATCTTGGTGGGGTTAAATCATTTAAAATCCATGACTTGATTCACGATGTTGCTCAAAAGGTAGCAGGAAAAGGTGTTGTGGGAGTAAGGTCTATTGAAGCCGATTTAGGAGATGAAGCTCATCACTTATTTCACATAGGAAGTAAATGTAAAGGAAGTATTTTCTCGAAGTGTAAGATCCGCTCTTATGTTCGAGATGGGTTTGAAATCAACTTTCAGGTGGCTCAACTGGTTGAAAATTGGAAGTTTCTTAGGACATTAGATCTGCATGACCTTGACATCCAGACTTTACCAAATTCGATTGGTAAATTATTGCATTTAAGGTTTCTTGATCTATCTCAGAATGAGCGTCTAACGGCGCTACCTGATTCAGTTACAAAGCTGTATAATCTGCAAACCTTAAATCTAAAGAGGTGCCAAGGTTTGAAAGAGTTGCCCAAACGTTTGGCCAGATTGGCAAATCTGAGGCACTTGGATATATCTTGGTGCTCTAAGTTGAGTCATATGCCTTCAGGTCTAGACAAACTAAGGTTCCTATGTGTTCTTACCAACTTTGTGGTGGGCGAAGCAAGTTCCATTGGGGAGCTAGAAAATCTACTAGCATTGAAGAACCTAAGAGGCAGCTTAACAATTTTATTCAACCACACAATCACGGGTACTGTGGAATGTAGGGGAGGATATCTGAGAAGCATGAACCATCTGGAGGCACTAGAAATATGGATGGAAGGTGATGGAAACCATGAAGCTTTGCTAGAAAATCTCGAGCCACCTCCTTCTTTAAAGCAACTAGATTTGTCTGTTTACAATGGAGCTAAACTTCCATCAAGGTGGTGGGGAGCTGGAAAAGTAAATAATTGGGCCACCTTTCTTCCAAATCTTGTCCATATTGTGCTTTTCAGTTTTCCCAATGTGCTGCATTTGCCTTCATTGAGCAAACTACTCCATCTCAAGTCACTGTCACTTGATCTTTTGTTTAAATTGGAGTACATAGAGGATTCAAGCCATTATGGTAGTAATACAGAAGTGTTTTTTCCATCCCTTGAGGAACTTAAAATAACATTTGCCAGTGAGTTGCGAGGATGGTGGAGAGGGGAAGATATAGACTGCAACAATCATGTACGGCCTTGCTTTTCCCGGCTCTCCAAGTTGGAAATTGTTGCGTGTGAAAAACTGACATCATTTCCTGCTTGTATAAGTCTAGAAACGCTGAAATTGAATGTTGTGAACAAAGAATTATGGATCACGAGTTTTGGTCAGGAGAAAGATTCGATTAAATTAAGGGAGGTGCAAGTAGACAACCTTGATTACCTAATAATGTTGACCACGGAAGGTCTAACTAGCATTCTTATAACTGGAAATGATGACATAGAGAGTTTGTCACAACTTGCGGAGACATTCAAGGGCTGTCGTTCCCTACGGAGCCTGGCAATTAGGAATTGTAGTAACTTGAGATCTCTCAACGGAGTAGGGTGGGAGCATCTAACAGCTTTGGATTCACTACTGTTAATGTTTCTCCCCAAGTTGACATTCTCGATTtcaacaaaagaagaagaagatgaagatgatgatgatgatgatgatgacgatgatgacgatgCCGATGCCGATGATGATGATGccaatgatgatgataatggtgacaatgatgatgatgatgatgatgatgatgataatgatgggATGCCATGGAGATCCATTGGGAGGAGTCTCCGATCCTTggaattatcatgtttttacaTGAAGACCATACCTAAAGGTATCAGACATTTAACTTCCCTTGAAAACCTAACAATTGACCGGTTATGGCATCTTAGATCCCTCCCTGAATGGATAAGTTGCTTGTCTTCTCTCCGATCCCTGCGCATTACAAGCTGTTTGAAACTCCAACTAAATGTAGGCATATTGCGGGACCTTACCTCCTTGCAGCTGCTGGAGGTGAGGGAATGTCCGTTGGTAACTGAAAGATTCCGAAATCCAGATGAGGAGGACTGGGCCAAGCTCCGACATATACCCTCTGTTGACATCCGGCCAGGTGATTTTAATCTATGA
- the LOC141610570 gene encoding putative disease resistance protein RGA3 isoform X1, producing MAEIGNTLVAKLIEVVGSKAIKEVCSIWGYESELDNLKNTITTIRLVLLDAESKDQLSLEAEDYIQKLKDAVYDADDLFDEFRTLAELKQHSKDRKLFEKVRDFFSSKKNILSVAYSITRGVKKVRKQLDGIASNHNTFGFAVDSQSIRHRREETCSYVYSDEVVGREGDLNKVVHMLLDSGSRDRVSFFSIVGVGGLGKTTLAQLVFNDDRVKTEFPLRLWTCVSDDNGEEFDVKTILTKILESVSHEKHDGFTMDLVQRKLLGLLGGKRYLIVLDDVWNEDREKWLGLRKFLMRGGAGCKVLVTTRSERTGTVVDEEHIYELKGLSPENSWRLFEMTAFGEKDSQDVNYAELITLGKKIVEQCCNVPLAIRVVGTLLYGQNESKWRLFQECGLAKLKDGDNKVMSILKLSYDNLESPLKTCFTYCALFPKDFRINKENFIRLWMAQGYIVPLDVGQSLEDAGEEYISILLRRCFFQDVEKNEIGGVKSFKIHDLIHDVAQKVAGKGVVSVSSIQTNFGDEAHHLFHIGSKCKGSVFSKCKMRSYVRDGFEINFQVAKLVENWKFLRTLDLHDLDIRSLPNSIGKLLHLRYLDLSYNKRLLVLPDSVTKLYNLQTLNLRCCSRLRELPKGLAKLANLRHLDTYYCFELGHMPSDLDKLSCLCVLTRFVVNEESSIGELEKLLAFKNLRGSFNILITHDFMGTVECRGGYLRSMDHLEVLEIWLPGDGNHETLLEKLEPPPSLKQLNLSVYEGATLPSSWWGAGKVGNWATFLPNLVHFELFQYPNLLHLPSLSKLTHLKSLSLDSLDKLEYIEDSTHNGSSREVFFPSLEKLKISHLSELRGWWRGEDVDFNNHVQPCFSRLSKLDISVCKKLTSFPACISLEKLKLDAVSKELWITSLSQENDSIRLREVQVDNLDYLKLLTTEGLTSIRIFGNHEIESISELAETFKGCHSLRSLTVEGCNKLRSLDGLGWEHLTALDSLRLMYLPKLTFSVSTKEDDGDVDYDDDGMPWRSIGRRLRSLELFNLMIQTIPKGIRHLTSLENLTIERLWTLTSLSEWISCLSSLRSLRIICCKNLQLNVGILRDLTSLQLLEVRECPLVTERFRNPDEEDWAMLRHIPSVDIRPGIWKHFPNG from the exons ATGGCCGAAATCGGGAACACTCTTGTAGCAAAGCTGATTGAAGTGGTAGGGTCTAAGGCCATCAAAGAGGTTTGCTCAATATGGGGCTATGAATCTGAGCTTGACAACCTCAAAAACACCATCACCACCATCAGGCTAGTCCTCCTTGACGCCGAGTCTAAGGATCAACTCTCCCTCGAAGCAGAAGACTATATTCAAAAGCTCAAGGATGCTGTTTATGACGCTGATGATTTGTTCGATGAGTTTCGTACTCTAGCTGAGCTTAAACAACACAGCAAGGACCGTAAACTATTTGAAAAGGTACGGGACTTCTTTTCATCTAAGAAAAATATTTTAAGTGTCGCGTATTCTATTACTCGAGGGGTAAAGAAAGTTAGGAAGCAACTGGATGGTATTGCTAGTAATCATAACACATTTGGGTTTGCAGTTGACTCCCAGTCTATTAGGCACAGAAGGGAGGAGACTTGTTCTTATGTGTATTCGGATGAGGTTGTCGGGAGAGAAGGTGATCTAAATAAGGTTGTCCATATGCTTTTAGATTCTGGCTCCCGAGATAGAGTTTCTTTCTTCTCTATAGTGGGGGTCGGGGGGTTGGGGAAAACTACGCTTGCCCAACTTGTGTTTAATGATGACAGAGTTAAGACCGAGTTTCCCCTGAGGTTATGGACATGTGTGTCTGATGACAATGGGGAGGAATTTGACGTGAAAACAATTCTTACTAAGATTCTTGAATCGGTGTCTCATGAGAAGCATGATGGTTTTACAATGGATTTGGTACAGAGGAAACTTCTAGGCCTTCTTGGAGGGAAGAGGTACTTGATAGTTTTAGATGATGTATGGAATGAAGATCGTGAGAAGTGGCTTGGTTTAAGAAAATTCCTAATGAGGGGTGGAGCAGGATGTAAGGTTTTGGTAACCACCCGTTCTGAGAGGACTGGTACGGTTGTTGATGAGGAACATATATATGAGCTAAAAGGATTGTCTCCTGAAAATTCATGGCGTTTATTTGAGATGACCGCATTTGGGGAAAAAGATAGCCAAGATGTGAATTATGCTGAATTAATTACACTTGGCAAGAAGATTGTTGAACAATGCTGTAATGTTCCTCTCGCTATTAGAGTTGTGGGAACACTTTTATATGGTCAGAATGAAAGTAAatggagattatttcaagaatgCGGATTAGCCAAGCTTAAAGATGGAGATAATAAGGTTATGTCCATACTGAAACTTAGCTATGATAACCTTGAATCGCCACTAAAGACTTGCTTTACCTATTGCGCATTGTTCCCCAAAGATTTCAGAATTAACAAGGAAAATTTTATTAGGCTTTGGATGGCACAAGGATACATAGTTCCCTTGGATGTGGGTCAGAGCCTGGAAGATGCTGGGGAGGAGTATATTTCAATCTTGCTACGAAGATGTTTTTTTCAAGATGTAGAGAAGAATGAAATTGGAGGGGTTAAATCATTCAAAATCCATGACTTGATTCACGATGTTGCTCAAAAGGTAGCTGGAAAAGGTGTTGTGTCAGTAAGTTCTATCCAAACCAACTTTGGAGATGAAGCTCATCACTTATTTCACATAGGAAGTAAATGTAAAGGAAGTGTTTTCTCGAAGTGTAAGATGCGCTCTTATGTTCGAGATGGGTTTGAAATTAACTTTCAGGTAGCTAAACTCGTAGAAAATTGGAAGTTTCTTAGGACACTAGATCTGCATGACCTAGACATCCGGTCCTTACCAAACTCAATTGGTAAACTATTGCATTTAAGGTATCTTGATCTATCTTACAATAAGCGTCTACTGGTGCTTCCTGATTCAGTTACAAAACTTTATAATCTTCAAACCTTAAATCTAAGGTGTTGCTCACGTTTGAGAGAGCTGCCAAAGGGTTTGGCCAAGTTGGCAAATCTGAGGCACTTGGATACATATTACTGTTTTGAGTTGGGGCACATGCCTTCAGATCTAGACAAACTGAGTTGCCTATGTGTTCTTACCAGGTTTGTTGTGAATGAAGAAAGTTCCATTGGGGAGCTTGAAAAACTACTAGCATTTAAAAACCTGAGAGGAAGCTTTAATATTTTAATTACCCATGATTTCATGGGTACCGTGGAATGTAGGGGAGGATATTTGAGAAGCATGGACCATCTCGAGGTACTAGAGATATGGCTGCCAGGTGATGGAAACCATGAAACTTTGCTAGAAAAACTTGAGCCACCTCCTTCCTTAAAGCAACTCAATTTGTCAGTATACGAAGGAGCTACACTTCCATCTAGTTGGTGGGGAGCGGGAAAAGTAGGTAATTGGGCCACCTTTCTTCCGAATCTGGTCCATTTTGAGCTTTTCCAATATCCCAACTTATTGCATTTGCCATCTTTGAGCAAACTAACTCATCTCAAGTCACTGTCATTAGATTCTTTGGATAAATTGGAGTACATAGAGGATTCAACCCATAATGGCAGTAGTAGAGAAGTGTTTTTTCCATCCCTTGAGAAACTTAAAATTTCACATCTGAGTGAGTTGAGAGGATGGTGGAGAGGGGAAGATGTAGATTTCAACAATCATGTACAGCCTTGCTTTTCCCGGCTCTCGAAATTGGACATTTCTGTGTGTAAAAAACTGACGTCATTTCCTGCTTGTATAAGCCTAGAAAAGCTGAAATTGGATGCTGTGAGCAAAGAATTATGGATCACGAGTTTGAGTCAGGAGAACGATTCAATCAGATTAAGGGAGGTGCAAGTAGACAACCTTGATTACCTGAAACTGTTGACCACGGAAGGTCTAACTAGCATTCGTATATTTGGAAACCATGAGATAGAGAGTATCTCAGAACTTGCAGAGACATTCAAGGGCTGTCATTCCCTACGGAGCCTTACAGTTGAGGGATGTAATAAGTTGAGGTCTCTCGATGGACTCGGGTGGGAGCATCTAACAGCATTGGATTCACTCCGATTAATGTATCTCCCTAAGTTGACATTCTCGGTTTCAACAAAAGAAGATGATGGTGATGTGGACTATGATGATGATGGGATGCCATGGAGATCCATTGGGAGAAGACTCCGGTCCCTGGAATTATTTAATTTGATGATACAAACCATCCCCAAAGGAATCAGACATTTGACTTCCCTTGAAAACTTAACAATTGAGCGGTTATGGACTCTTACATCCCTCTCCGAATGGATAAGTTGCTTGTCTTCTCTCCGATCACTGCGGATAATATGCTGCAAGAATCTCCAATTAAATGTAGGTATATTGCGGGACCTCACCTCCTTGCAGCTGCTGGAGGTGAGGGAATGTCCGTTGGTAACTGAAAGATTCCGAAATCCTGATGAGGAGGACTGGGCCATGCTCCGACATATACCCTCCGTTGACATCCGCCCTG GAATCTGGAAGCACTTCCCGAATGGTTAA
- the LOC141610570 gene encoding putative disease resistance protein RGA3 isoform X2, translating to MAEIGNTLVAKLIEVVGSKAIKEVCSIWGYESELDNLKNTITTIRLVLLDAESKDQLSLEAEDYIQKLKDAVYDADDLFDEFRTLAELKQHSKDRKLFEKVRDFFSSKKNILSVAYSITRGVKKVRKQLDGIASNHNTFGFAVDSQSIRHRREETCSYVYSDEVVGREGDLNKVVHMLLDSGSRDRVSFFSIVGVGGLGKTTLAQLVFNDDRVKTEFPLRLWTCVSDDNGEEFDVKTILTKILESVSHEKHDGFTMDLVQRKLLGLLGGKRYLIVLDDVWNEDREKWLGLRKFLMRGGAGCKVLVTTRSERTGTVVDEEHIYELKGLSPENSWRLFEMTAFGEKDSQDVNYAELITLGKKIVEQCCNVPLAIRVVGTLLYGQNESKWRLFQECGLAKLKDGDNKVMSILKLSYDNLESPLKTCFTYCALFPKDFRINKENFIRLWMAQGYIVPLDVGQSLEDAGEEYISILLRRCFFQDVEKNEIGGVKSFKIHDLIHDVAQKVAGKGVVSVSSIQTNFGDEAHHLFHIGSKCKGSVFSKCKMRSYVRDGFEINFQVAKLVENWKFLRTLDLHDLDIRSLPNSIGKLLHLRYLDLSYNKRLLVLPDSVTKLYNLQTLNLRCCSRLRELPKGLAKLANLRHLDTYYCFELGHMPSDLDKLSCLCVLTRFVVNEESSIGELEKLLAFKNLRGSFNILITHDFMGTVECRGGYLRSMDHLEVLEIWLPGDGNHETLLEKLEPPPSLKQLNLSVYEGATLPSSWWGAGKVGNWATFLPNLVHFELFQYPNLLHLPSLSKLTHLKSLSLDSLDKLEYIEDSTHNGSSREVFFPSLEKLKISHLSELRGWWRGEDVDFNNHVQPCFSRLSKLDISVCKKLTSFPACISLEKLKLDAVSKELWITSLSQENDSIRLREVQVDNLDYLKLLTTEGLTSIRIFGNHEIESISELAETFKGCHSLRSLTVEGCNKLRSLDGLGWEHLTALDSLRLMYLPKLTFSVSTKEDDGDVDYDDDGMPWRSIGRRLRSLELFNLMIQTIPKGIRHLTSLENLTIERLWTLTSLSEWISCLSSLRSLRIICCKNLQLNVGILRDLTSLQLLEVRECPLVTERFRNPDEEDWAMLRHIPSVDIRPGDTS from the coding sequence ATGGCCGAAATCGGGAACACTCTTGTAGCAAAGCTGATTGAAGTGGTAGGGTCTAAGGCCATCAAAGAGGTTTGCTCAATATGGGGCTATGAATCTGAGCTTGACAACCTCAAAAACACCATCACCACCATCAGGCTAGTCCTCCTTGACGCCGAGTCTAAGGATCAACTCTCCCTCGAAGCAGAAGACTATATTCAAAAGCTCAAGGATGCTGTTTATGACGCTGATGATTTGTTCGATGAGTTTCGTACTCTAGCTGAGCTTAAACAACACAGCAAGGACCGTAAACTATTTGAAAAGGTACGGGACTTCTTTTCATCTAAGAAAAATATTTTAAGTGTCGCGTATTCTATTACTCGAGGGGTAAAGAAAGTTAGGAAGCAACTGGATGGTATTGCTAGTAATCATAACACATTTGGGTTTGCAGTTGACTCCCAGTCTATTAGGCACAGAAGGGAGGAGACTTGTTCTTATGTGTATTCGGATGAGGTTGTCGGGAGAGAAGGTGATCTAAATAAGGTTGTCCATATGCTTTTAGATTCTGGCTCCCGAGATAGAGTTTCTTTCTTCTCTATAGTGGGGGTCGGGGGGTTGGGGAAAACTACGCTTGCCCAACTTGTGTTTAATGATGACAGAGTTAAGACCGAGTTTCCCCTGAGGTTATGGACATGTGTGTCTGATGACAATGGGGAGGAATTTGACGTGAAAACAATTCTTACTAAGATTCTTGAATCGGTGTCTCATGAGAAGCATGATGGTTTTACAATGGATTTGGTACAGAGGAAACTTCTAGGCCTTCTTGGAGGGAAGAGGTACTTGATAGTTTTAGATGATGTATGGAATGAAGATCGTGAGAAGTGGCTTGGTTTAAGAAAATTCCTAATGAGGGGTGGAGCAGGATGTAAGGTTTTGGTAACCACCCGTTCTGAGAGGACTGGTACGGTTGTTGATGAGGAACATATATATGAGCTAAAAGGATTGTCTCCTGAAAATTCATGGCGTTTATTTGAGATGACCGCATTTGGGGAAAAAGATAGCCAAGATGTGAATTATGCTGAATTAATTACACTTGGCAAGAAGATTGTTGAACAATGCTGTAATGTTCCTCTCGCTATTAGAGTTGTGGGAACACTTTTATATGGTCAGAATGAAAGTAAatggagattatttcaagaatgCGGATTAGCCAAGCTTAAAGATGGAGATAATAAGGTTATGTCCATACTGAAACTTAGCTATGATAACCTTGAATCGCCACTAAAGACTTGCTTTACCTATTGCGCATTGTTCCCCAAAGATTTCAGAATTAACAAGGAAAATTTTATTAGGCTTTGGATGGCACAAGGATACATAGTTCCCTTGGATGTGGGTCAGAGCCTGGAAGATGCTGGGGAGGAGTATATTTCAATCTTGCTACGAAGATGTTTTTTTCAAGATGTAGAGAAGAATGAAATTGGAGGGGTTAAATCATTCAAAATCCATGACTTGATTCACGATGTTGCTCAAAAGGTAGCTGGAAAAGGTGTTGTGTCAGTAAGTTCTATCCAAACCAACTTTGGAGATGAAGCTCATCACTTATTTCACATAGGAAGTAAATGTAAAGGAAGTGTTTTCTCGAAGTGTAAGATGCGCTCTTATGTTCGAGATGGGTTTGAAATTAACTTTCAGGTAGCTAAACTCGTAGAAAATTGGAAGTTTCTTAGGACACTAGATCTGCATGACCTAGACATCCGGTCCTTACCAAACTCAATTGGTAAACTATTGCATTTAAGGTATCTTGATCTATCTTACAATAAGCGTCTACTGGTGCTTCCTGATTCAGTTACAAAACTTTATAATCTTCAAACCTTAAATCTAAGGTGTTGCTCACGTTTGAGAGAGCTGCCAAAGGGTTTGGCCAAGTTGGCAAATCTGAGGCACTTGGATACATATTACTGTTTTGAGTTGGGGCACATGCCTTCAGATCTAGACAAACTGAGTTGCCTATGTGTTCTTACCAGGTTTGTTGTGAATGAAGAAAGTTCCATTGGGGAGCTTGAAAAACTACTAGCATTTAAAAACCTGAGAGGAAGCTTTAATATTTTAATTACCCATGATTTCATGGGTACCGTGGAATGTAGGGGAGGATATTTGAGAAGCATGGACCATCTCGAGGTACTAGAGATATGGCTGCCAGGTGATGGAAACCATGAAACTTTGCTAGAAAAACTTGAGCCACCTCCTTCCTTAAAGCAACTCAATTTGTCAGTATACGAAGGAGCTACACTTCCATCTAGTTGGTGGGGAGCGGGAAAAGTAGGTAATTGGGCCACCTTTCTTCCGAATCTGGTCCATTTTGAGCTTTTCCAATATCCCAACTTATTGCATTTGCCATCTTTGAGCAAACTAACTCATCTCAAGTCACTGTCATTAGATTCTTTGGATAAATTGGAGTACATAGAGGATTCAACCCATAATGGCAGTAGTAGAGAAGTGTTTTTTCCATCCCTTGAGAAACTTAAAATTTCACATCTGAGTGAGTTGAGAGGATGGTGGAGAGGGGAAGATGTAGATTTCAACAATCATGTACAGCCTTGCTTTTCCCGGCTCTCGAAATTGGACATTTCTGTGTGTAAAAAACTGACGTCATTTCCTGCTTGTATAAGCCTAGAAAAGCTGAAATTGGATGCTGTGAGCAAAGAATTATGGATCACGAGTTTGAGTCAGGAGAACGATTCAATCAGATTAAGGGAGGTGCAAGTAGACAACCTTGATTACCTGAAACTGTTGACCACGGAAGGTCTAACTAGCATTCGTATATTTGGAAACCATGAGATAGAGAGTATCTCAGAACTTGCAGAGACATTCAAGGGCTGTCATTCCCTACGGAGCCTTACAGTTGAGGGATGTAATAAGTTGAGGTCTCTCGATGGACTCGGGTGGGAGCATCTAACAGCATTGGATTCACTCCGATTAATGTATCTCCCTAAGTTGACATTCTCGGTTTCAACAAAAGAAGATGATGGTGATGTGGACTATGATGATGATGGGATGCCATGGAGATCCATTGGGAGAAGACTCCGGTCCCTGGAATTATTTAATTTGATGATACAAACCATCCCCAAAGGAATCAGACATTTGACTTCCCTTGAAAACTTAACAATTGAGCGGTTATGGACTCTTACATCCCTCTCCGAATGGATAAGTTGCTTGTCTTCTCTCCGATCACTGCGGATAATATGCTGCAAGAATCTCCAATTAAATGTAGGTATATTGCGGGACCTCACCTCCTTGCAGCTGCTGGAGGTGAGGGAATGTCCGTTGGTAACTGAAAGATTCCGAAATCCTGATGAGGAGGACTGGGCCATGCTCCGACATATACCCTCCGTTGACATCCGCCCTGGTGATACCTCTTAA